The Humulus lupulus chromosome 4, drHumLupu1.1, whole genome shotgun sequence genome has a window encoding:
- the LOC133832910 gene encoding uncharacterized protein LOC133832910 gives MALFMVFFRSRRGLRQGDPMSPLIFVLGIEYLSRILAKVAKKPEFTFHHRCLELKLTHLCFADDLLLFCHGDVQSIFLMLRSFKRFSLSSGLEANAGKTTIYCAGMDSLDVQQVLHASGFVQSLLPFKYLGIPICSKRISSADCEVLSEKMISRIRSWRSRNLSYVGRAVLVNSVLLAIQSYWAQVMILPKKILKRIEQICKNYLWSGTIDSEKPGLIAWKEVCKAKKLGGLGFKNLENWNVSAIGKHVWALAQKKGNLWVKWVHSVYLKDTDWWEYKAPLDSSWYWRKIMQVKEMMAGCFSKQQLESGETYSIKKQAVSSGNLSLGRYGVISIQVQRYPALDSEMQMEQFEERDIYFDF, from the exons ATGGCTCTCTTCATGGTTTTTTTCCGATCTCGTAGAGGATTAAGACAAGGAGATCCTATGTCTCCCCTTATTTTTGTTCTCGGGATTGAATATTTGTCTAGAATCCTTGCCAAGGTTGCAAAAAAGCCTGAGTTTACTTTTCATCATAGGTGTTTGGAGCTGAAACTTACCCACTTGTGCTTTGCCGATGATTTGTTATTATTTTGTCATGGTGATGTACAATCTATATTTCTTATGTTAAGAAGTTTCAAAAGGTTCTCTTTATCGTCCGGCCTTGAAGCTAATGCAGGGAAAACGACTATCTATTGTGCTGGTATGGACTCTCTTGATGTACAACAAGTTTTGCATGCATCGGGCTTTGTTCAAAGTCTCCTACCTTTCAAGTATCTTGGCATCCCAATTTGTTCCAAGAGGATTTCAAGTGCTGATTGTGAAGTCCTTTCAGAAAAGATGATTTCTCGAATTCGATCTTGGAGGTCTAGAAATCTTTCTTATGTGGGGCGAGCGGTGCTAGTTAACTCGGTTCTCTTGGCAATTCAATCCTATTGGGCACAGGTAATGATTCTTCCTAAGAAAATTTTGAAAAGGATTGAACAGATATGTAAAAACTATCTGTGGAGTGGTACAATTGATTCGGAAAAACCAGGATTAATAGCTTGGAAAGAGGTCTGTAAAGCGAAGAAATTAGGAGGTTTGGGGTTCAAAAACCTTGAGAATTGGAATGTATCAGCGATTGGGAAACATGTTTGGGCGCTTGCTCAAAAGAAAGGTAACTTGTGGGTAAAATGGGTGCATTCGGTGTATTTAAAAGACACTGATTGGTGGGAGTATAAAGCTCCTCTTGATAGTAGCTGGTACTGGCGTAAAATAATGCAGGTGAAAGAGATGATGGCTGGTTGTTTTTCTAAGCAGCAGCTGGAATCGGGAGAGACATATTCCATCAAAAAG CAAGCTGTGTCTTCAGGAAATCTTTCTTTGGGCAGGTATGGGGTCATATCAATACAAGTTCAAAGGTATCCTGCACTGGATTCGGAGATGCAAATGGAGCAATTTGAGGAAAGAGATATATACTTTGATTTTTAA